The proteins below are encoded in one region of Apium graveolens cultivar Ventura chromosome 4, ASM990537v1, whole genome shotgun sequence:
- the LOC141718770 gene encoding uncharacterized protein LOC141718770, with protein MGRIGIHAFKAVPSTYHMVLKFPTRNGVGEAKGDQKMACGCYVAALRPNGIGGQVLPKEDMGVRENDELRGKPTEDLVPITLDSLDMENVMFIGASLDKPLKGQLTTFLQKNNDVFAWTSTNMPRIDPNLITHRLNINPTRKAIRKKKRNYAPDRLEAIKQEFEKLLEAGFIEEVQFLEWLANPVMVKKDNGKWRMCIDFTDLNDACPKDCYPHQGLIP; from the coding sequence ATGGGTAGAATAGGGATCCATGCGTTTAAGGCCGTGCCCTCAACCTACCATATGGTACTGAAGTTCCCAACTAGGAACGGTGTTGGAGAAGCGAAAGGAGATCAGAAAATGGCCTGCGGTTGCTATGTTGCAGCACTTAGGCCTAATGGAATTGGGGGGCAGGTCCTCCCCAAAGAAGACATGGGTGTCCGCGAGAATGACGAACTGCGAGGGAAGCCAACAGAGGACTTGGTACCAATTACGCTAGACTCCTTAGACATGGAGAATGTCATGTTTATTGGAGCATCTCTGGACAAGCCCTTGAAAGGCCAATTGACAACTTTTCTACAAAAGAATAATGATGTGTTTGCTTGGACATCAACTAATATGCCTAGGATTGACCCGAACCTTATAACTCATAGGTTAAACATCAATCCGACTCGGAAGGCTATAAGGAAGAAGAAGAGAAATTATGCCCCTGATAGGCTTGAAGCTATTAAACAGGAGTTCGAGAAGCTCCTAGAAGCTGGGTTCATTGAGGAAGTACAATTCCTTGAATGGTTGGCCAACCCCGTAATGGTTAAGAAGGacaatgggaagtggaggatgtgcattGACTTCACTGACTTGAATGATGCTTGTCCTAAGGACTGCTACCCCCaccaaggattgataccctga
- the LOC141718772 gene encoding uncharacterized protein LOC141718772, which translates to MAEATKGDPDKRDKSQYYRFYKGVGHDTYDCKKLKDEIEYLIQRGKFGRFTKGEEAVGQKRDNDRSDDDRKGNDRDRNPQPRGPVINMILGGPTTACTTRNSRKAYAREMMSIVGEPSKHSKSEMMLEFGDPELEGLKFPQNDPLVITLVIGNCPAMRVLVDNGASVDILFHDTFIRMGYNDSQLTPSDIPIYRFNHVECKVEGAIQLPVTIGEEPKEDTQILNSQYKLRFAIRTFEFGSEMGDVGVLAGV; encoded by the exons ATGGCTGAAGCCACTAAGGGGGATCCCGATAAAAGAGACAAGAGTCAATACTACAGGTTCTACAAAGGTGTTGGTCATGATACTTACGATTGTAAGAAACTTaaggatgagattgagtatcTGATCCAAAGGGGAAAATTTGGACGCttcaccaagggtgaagaggcTGTAGGCCAAAAAAGAGATAATGATCGAAGCGATGATGATCGAAAGGGTAATGACAGAGATCGCAACCCGCAGCCCCGAGGGCCAGTAATCAATATGATCTTAGGAGGTCCTACAACAGCTTGTACTACAAGGAACTCACGAAAAGCTTATGCGAGAGAAATGATGAGCATAGTTGGAGAACCATCTAAGCATTCTAAGTCAGAGATGATGCTTGAATTTGGTGACCCAGAgcttgaaggtttgaaatttcctcagAATGATCCTTTGGTTATCACTCTAGTAATTGGAAATTGTCCTGCTATGAGGGTCCTAGTGGATAATGGAGCTTCTGTGGATATTCTTTTCCATGACACATTCATAAGGATGGGCTACAATGATTCCCAACTAACTCCATCTGATATACCCATCTACAGGTTTAACCACGTGGAATGCAAAGTCGAAGGAGCAATACAACTTCCCGTGACTATCGGGGAAGAGCCCAAGGAGGACACGCAGATATTGAACTCCCAG TATAAGCTTCGATTTGCCATAAGAACATTTGAATTTGGTTCAGAAATGGGCGACGTCGGAGTTTTAGCTGGAGTTTGA